A genomic window from Camelina sativa cultivar DH55 chromosome 2, Cs, whole genome shotgun sequence includes:
- the LOC104734246 gene encoding (DL)-glycerol-3-phosphatase 2 yields MSTPADVAGRESITHVIFDMDGLLLDTEKFYTEVQEIILARFNKTFDWSLKAKMMGRKAIEAARIFVEESGISDSLSAEDFLVERESMLQELFPTSELMPGASRLIKHLHAKNIPICIATGTHTRHYELKTQRHKELFSLMHHVVRGDDPEVKQGKPAPDGFLAAARRFKDGPVDPQKVLVFEDAPSGVLAAKNAKMNVVMVPDPRLDISHQDVADQILTSLLDFKPEEWGLPPFEDSN; encoded by the exons ATGTCGACTCCAGCTGACGTCGCCGGCAGAGAATCAATCACTCATGTCATATTCGACATGGACGGTCTTCTTCTCG ATACTGAGAAGTTTTATACTGAGGTCCAAGAAATCATACTTGCTAGATTCAACAAAACGTTTGATTGGTCTCTCAAGGCTAAGATGATGGGAAGAAAAGCTATAGAAGCTGCTAGGATTTTTGTTGAAGAAAGCGGGATCAGCGATTCTCTTTCAGCTGAGGACTTCCTTGTCGAGAGGGAGTCAATGTTGCAAGAACTTTTCCCTACTAGTGAGCTAATGCCAG GGGCTAGCCGACTAATCAAGCATCTCCATGCAAAGAATATTCCAATTTGTATTGCTACagg TACTCATACACGACATTATGAACTAAAAACCCAAAGACACAAAGAGCTTTTCTCATTGATGCACCACGTAGTTCGCGGTGATGACCCAGAGGTGAAGCAAGGAAAGCCTGCCCCAGATGGCTTTCTAGCTGCTGCTAGAAGATTTAAG GACGGTCCTGTGGATCCACAAAAGGTTCTCGTATTCGAAGACGCTCCATCTGGAGTTCTTGCTGCTAAAAATGCCAAAAT GAACGTGGTCATGGTGCCGGATCCTAGACTAGATATCTCTCACCAAGATGTTGCAGATCAAATCCTAACCTCTCTACTCGATTTCAAACCGGAAGAATGGGGTTTGCCTCCTTTTGAAGACTCAAACTAA